A window of the Sabethes cyaneus chromosome 1, idSabCyanKW18_F2, whole genome shotgun sequence genome harbors these coding sequences:
- the LOC128733100 gene encoding alpha-amylase A-like: MKFLVIFLCGLVTLVSAQFDTHQWAGRSGIVHLFEWKWNDIADECERFLAPNGYAGVQVSPPTENIIVSGRPWWERYQPASYHLNTRSGTEQEFASMVWRCNQVGVRIYVDIVINHMAAISGTGTGGSQVNGLEFPAVPYGSNDFNPFCEIHDYNNAEQVRNCWLVGLPDLALGTSWVRDRIVDLMNKCIGYGIAGFRVDAVKHMWPGDLEHVYGRLNNLNTDHGFASNARPFLTQEVIDLGSEAISKYEYTHLGTVTEFRFSAEIGRVFRGYDSLSHLSNWGEEWGFLPSHLGLVFVDNHDNQRGHGAGGANVLTHKTPKNYKMATAFMLAHPYGIPRVMSSFFFDDGDQGPPQDGSGNLIPPSINADGTCGNGWACEHRWRQISNMVGFRNVVSGTGLNDWWSNGGQQIAFCRGGRGFVAFNLESFDLNQSLQTCLPAGSYCDIISGSKSGGSCTGNVVTVGSDGRANIYISSGGEDGVLAIHADSRL, from the coding sequence ATGAAGTTTTTAGTAATATTTCTGTGCGGTCTCGTCACGCTAGTATCGGCACAATTTGATACTCACCAATGGGCAGGTCGTAGTGGCATTGTACATCTCTTCGAGTGGAAATGGAACGATATTGCGGATGAGTGTGAGAGATTTCTGGCTCCAAATGGTTATGCGGGTGTCCAAGTTTCTCCCCCGACCGAAAATATCATCGTTTCAGGAAGACCTTGGTGGGAACGCTATCAGCCGGCGTCATATCATCTGAACACGCGTTCAGGAACTGAACAGGAGTTTGCAAGCATGGTATGGCGCTGTAACCAAGTTGGCGTGCGAATTTATGTTGATATTGTTATTAATCATATGGCCGCTATATCAGGAACTGGAACTGGAGGGTCGCAGGTGAACGGACTGGAATTCCCCGCGGTTCCGTATGGAAGCAATGACTTCAATCCGTTCTGTGAAATTCACGATTACAACAATGCTGAACAAGTTCGCAACTGCTGGCTAGTCGGATTACCAGATTTAGCTCTAGGAACATCCTGGGTCAGAGATCGCATTGTAGATTTAATGAATAAATGTATCGGTTACGGAATTGCTGGTTTCCGTGTTGATGCTGTCAAACACATGTGGCCGGGAGATCTGGAGCATGTATATGGAAGACTAAATAATCTAAACACAGATCATGGTTTTGCGAGTAATGCTAGACCTTTTCTAACTCAAGAAGTCATCGATTTGGGTAGTGAAGCTATATCCAAGTATGAGTATACTCACTTGGGCACTGTGACCGAATTTCGTTTCTCAGCAGAAATTGGGCGCGTTTTCCGTGGATATGATAGTCTAAGTCATCTATCGAACTGGGGAGAAGAGTGGGGTTTCTTGCCATCTCATCTTGGACTTGTGTTTGTTGACAACCACGATAATCAGCGTGGTCATGGAGCTGGAGGAGCGAATGTTTTGACGCATAAGACGCCTAAAAATTACAAGATGGCTACTGCCTTTATGTTGGCTCACCCATACGGGATTCCTCGAGTAATGAGCTCTTTCTTTTTCGATGACGGTGACCAGGGTCCACCACAGGACGGAAGCGGAAACTTAATACCACCATCAATCAATGCTGACGGAACTTGTGGAAACGGTTGGGCATGCGAACATCGTTGGCGACAAATTTCCAATATGGTCGGATTCCGCAATGTTGTCTCTGGTACCGGATTGAATGATTGGTGGTCTAACGGAGGTCAACAAATCGCTTTTTGTCGAGGTGGTCGTGGTTTTGTTGCTTTCAATTTGGAAAGTTTCGATTTGAATCAGTCTCTACAGACGTGCTTACCGGCTGGAAGTTACTGTGACATTATCTCTGGCAGCAAATCTGGTGGTAGTTGCACTGGTAATGTTGTTACCGTAGGCAGTGACGGCCGGGCAAACATCTATATTTCATCGGGCGGTGAGGATGGCGTATTGGCTATCCATGCAGATTCGAGACtctga